A stretch of the Roseomonas gilardii genome encodes the following:
- a CDS encoding DUF3991 and TOPRIM domain-containing protein encodes MNDQDEELQQLREGVNCAALLERLPPPWKLDKAESTRDCLKYRRGKGEIIIVNHGGRGWWDAGGTAKGDVFGLVRHLRPELNFGHVRKLLREMVGLSPSFPEHERVRPGVEGSRPAAERWASAKPLRPGSRAWRYLADARRLPAGVLRAAEADGAIREGAYGTAWFAHRDETGTLTGFDMRGPDFRGFAKGGEKTLFRLPGWIRPRDVLPHRLAVAEAPIDALSLAAVERLRRDTLYVATSGGMGPGTVHALDLLLAAMAALPDASLAIATDNDPPGERYAALLAERAAAAGVRSERCLPPHGLNDWNDSLTRGRGA; translated from the coding sequence ATGAACGATCAGGACGAGGAACTGCAACAGTTGCGGGAGGGCGTGAATTGCGCCGCCCTGCTGGAACGGCTGCCGCCCCCCTGGAAGCTGGACAAGGCGGAAAGCACCCGGGATTGCCTGAAGTACCGGCGTGGCAAGGGCGAGATCATCATCGTCAACCACGGCGGACGCGGCTGGTGGGATGCCGGGGGAACCGCCAAGGGCGACGTGTTCGGGCTGGTGCGGCACCTCCGCCCCGAGCTGAACTTCGGTCACGTCCGCAAGCTGCTGCGCGAGATGGTCGGTCTGTCCCCCAGCTTTCCCGAGCACGAACGGGTGCGCCCCGGCGTGGAGGGAAGCCGTCCGGCGGCGGAGCGCTGGGCATCGGCGAAGCCTCTCCGCCCGGGATCGCGCGCCTGGCGCTACCTCGCCGATGCCCGGCGTCTGCCGGCCGGGGTGCTTCGGGCTGCCGAGGCGGACGGTGCCATCCGGGAGGGGGCCTATGGCACCGCGTGGTTCGCCCATCGTGACGAGACGGGTACCCTGACGGGCTTCGATATGCGCGGCCCGGACTTCCGGGGCTTCGCCAAGGGTGGCGAGAAGACCCTGTTCCGCCTACCGGGCTGGATCCGCCCGCGGGACGTGCTGCCGCACCGCCTGGCCGTGGCCGAGGCGCCGATCGACGCCCTTAGCCTCGCGGCGGTGGAACGGCTGCGACGCGACACCCTCTATGTCGCGACCAGCGGCGGCATGGGGCCGGGGACGGTCCACGCCCTGGACCTCCTGCTGGCCGCCATGGCTGCCCTCCCGGATGCCAGCTTGGCCATCGCGACCGACAACGATCCACCAGGGGAGCGCTACGCCGCCCTCCTGGCGGAGCGAGCCGCCGCGGCGGGCGTGCGCAGCGAGCGCTGCCTGCCACCGCACGGTTTGAACGACTGGAATGACAGCCTGACACGAGGGAGGGGGGCATGA
- a CDS encoding ATP-binding protein has translation MTHATTIMPAPSIPIARIRGSLGEKVLRKSPELFNQSLPTVLAEVLQNARRAGATYVAIEHFGEEGRATLVVRDNGHGIADMGKLVTFGASAWDERTDLAENAAGMGVYSLASRGVTVRSLGRRVTLNRAVFCGEADAAVLPDPEMDAGTELTFPVSEKGVPYLVERACRFYPLPVTLNGQPLGQRDFLAAAEHVVEWQGLRLGVFPEPGPRVLDLFDRHRGWSSRLYLNFHGHVVECGTAVALAEVGGPTRSVFVDVMSAPDLRLVLPARNEPIDNDFFRAMRARAERALLEAVARQSKHALAFADAKRAERLGITLPPVEIALSPWRMVTDETRSRLDRVEAPVVLGTDGTEVLLADGVRWGEACDQTNLHRLLLGWQDGARVVEANPRFAGYPAYDALRVVREVSAVAVGADGVTEELAQPVSARPPVSCEDDRRVVEAVRARLLVQNGGHSPGVPTLLHEAAVPFFFTSEAFGDAFPGFVVTRGTAPGDLADALVEGFFAHSDDADTDSYDRQLECFTADALDTARGLLMDSDAAVAARIVDALRDARWVLRTLGTGRIELQITESQVGSTIRIVNAAGKEVTATL, from the coding sequence GTGACCCACGCCACCACCATCATGCCCGCGCCGTCCATTCCGATCGCCCGCATCCGCGGCTCCCTGGGCGAGAAGGTGCTGCGCAAGAGCCCGGAGCTGTTCAATCAGTCCCTGCCCACCGTCCTGGCCGAGGTGCTGCAGAATGCCCGCCGTGCCGGCGCCACGTATGTCGCCATCGAGCACTTCGGCGAGGAGGGCCGGGCCACCCTTGTCGTGCGCGACAACGGGCACGGCATTGCCGACATGGGCAAGCTGGTGACCTTCGGCGCCTCCGCCTGGGACGAGCGGACGGATCTGGCGGAGAACGCCGCCGGCATGGGCGTCTACTCACTTGCCTCGCGGGGCGTGACGGTACGCTCTCTCGGCCGGCGCGTGACGCTGAACCGGGCGGTGTTCTGTGGCGAGGCCGACGCCGCGGTGCTGCCTGACCCGGAGATGGACGCCGGAACCGAGCTGACCTTCCCGGTGAGCGAGAAGGGGGTGCCGTACCTCGTCGAGCGGGCGTGCCGTTTCTATCCGTTGCCGGTGACCCTGAACGGCCAGCCCCTGGGGCAGCGCGACTTCCTGGCCGCCGCCGAGCATGTGGTGGAATGGCAGGGGCTGCGCCTGGGCGTGTTCCCGGAGCCTGGACCTCGGGTGCTGGATCTGTTCGACCGGCATCGCGGCTGGAGCAGCCGTCTGTACCTGAACTTCCACGGCCACGTCGTGGAGTGCGGCACGGCGGTCGCCCTTGCCGAGGTCGGGGGCCCCACCCGGAGCGTGTTCGTGGACGTGATGTCGGCCCCGGACCTGCGCCTGGTGCTGCCGGCGCGCAACGAGCCGATCGACAACGACTTCTTCCGCGCCATGCGGGCGCGGGCGGAGCGGGCTCTGCTGGAGGCGGTTGCCCGGCAATCGAAGCACGCGCTGGCCTTCGCCGACGCGAAGCGGGCCGAGCGGCTGGGGATCACCCTGCCACCCGTGGAGATCGCACTGTCCCCCTGGCGGATGGTCACCGACGAGACGCGGAGCCGCCTGGATCGCGTGGAGGCGCCCGTGGTGCTCGGCACGGATGGAACCGAGGTGCTGCTGGCGGATGGCGTCAGGTGGGGGGAGGCCTGCGACCAGACCAACCTGCACCGCCTGCTGCTGGGCTGGCAGGACGGTGCCCGTGTGGTGGAGGCCAATCCCCGTTTCGCCGGCTATCCCGCCTATGACGCGCTGCGCGTGGTGCGGGAGGTGTCGGCGGTCGCCGTCGGTGCGGACGGTGTGACGGAGGAGCTGGCGCAGCCGGTCTCAGCCCGCCCGCCCGTGTCGTGCGAGGACGATCGCCGGGTGGTCGAAGCGGTGCGCGCCCGCCTCCTGGTGCAGAACGGAGGCCATTCACCCGGCGTGCCGACCTTGCTGCACGAGGCGGCGGTTCCCTTCTTCTTCACCTCCGAAGCCTTCGGCGATGCGTTCCCGGGCTTCGTCGTGACGCGGGGCACCGCTCCCGGCGATCTGGCCGATGCCCTGGTCGAGGGCTTCTTCGCCCACAGCGATGATGCCGATACCGACAGCTACGACCGGCAACTGGAATGCTTCACGGCGGATGCCCTCGACACGGCTCGCGGGCTGCTGATGGACAGTGATGCGGCCGTGGCGGCGCGGATCGTCGACGCTCTCCGTGATGCCCGCTGGGTGCTGCGAACCCTGGGCACCGGGCGCATCGAGCTGCAGATCACCGAATCCCAGGTAGGCAGCACGATCCGCATCGTCAACGCGGCGGGCAAGGAGGTGACGGCCACCCTGTAG